One region of Clostridiales bacterium genomic DNA includes:
- a CDS encoding N4-gp56 family major capsid protein, producing MENIHMDLRLFDANTQVTTQQSLTEEMKTFYSDYLIDAAEPELVHDQFAQKHPIPANGGKTIQFRRFAPLGKALTALTEGVTPDGQSLSMTTVEAAVRQYGGYIQMSDLLLLTAIDNNLTMATKLLGAQAGRTLDTITREVLVGGDNVQYADESVSARYLLQGGNASAADNNYLTVDCIRRAVRALKNANCRRIDGAFPVIIHPDVAYDLMNDPKWLAPHQYVDTEHMYEGEIGKIEGCRFVESTEAKIFHAADLAGDSRTLLTAGAVSGKTTFPFDGGTVQAGALVGRQVLIGNACVTVTANTASSMTVDAAVTAEDNAIIYPGEAGAQGRDVYVTLVLGADGYGTTEITGGGLEHIVKQLGSAGTGDPLNQRASVGWKATKVAVRLDDSAIRRIETCSTYTE from the coding sequence ATGGAAAACATCCACATGGACCTGCGCCTGTTTGACGCAAACACGCAGGTGACCACCCAGCAGAGCCTGACCGAGGAGATGAAGACGTTCTACTCGGACTACCTCATCGACGCGGCCGAGCCCGAGCTCGTGCACGACCAGTTCGCGCAGAAGCACCCCATCCCCGCAAACGGCGGCAAGACGATCCAGTTCCGCCGCTTCGCCCCGCTCGGCAAGGCGCTGACCGCCCTGACCGAGGGCGTGACCCCCGACGGCCAGAGCCTGAGCATGACCACCGTCGAGGCGGCCGTGCGCCAGTACGGCGGCTACATCCAGATGAGCGACCTGCTGCTGCTGACCGCCATCGACAACAACCTCACCATGGCCACGAAGCTGCTCGGCGCGCAGGCCGGCCGCACGCTCGACACGATCACCCGCGAGGTGCTCGTCGGCGGCGACAACGTGCAGTATGCCGACGAGTCCGTGTCCGCGCGCTACCTGCTGCAGGGCGGCAACGCCAGCGCCGCCGACAACAACTACCTGACCGTCGACTGCATCCGCCGCGCCGTGCGCGCGCTCAAAAACGCCAACTGCCGCCGCATCGACGGCGCGTTCCCGGTCATCATCCACCCCGACGTGGCCTATGACCTCATGAACGACCCGAAGTGGCTCGCCCCCCACCAGTACGTTGACACCGAGCACATGTACGAGGGCGAGATCGGCAAGATTGAGGGCTGCCGCTTCGTCGAGAGCACGGAGGCAAAGATCTTCCACGCGGCCGATCTTGCCGGCGACAGCCGCACCCTGCTCACGGCCGGCGCGGTGAGCGGCAAGACCACCTTCCCGTTCGACGGCGGCACGGTCCAGGCCGGCGCACTCGTCGGCCGCCAGGTACTCATCGGCAATGCGTGCGTGACCGTCACGGCCAACACCGCAAGCTCCATGACCGTCGACGCCGCCGTCACGGCCGAGGACAACGCCATCATCTACCCCGGCGAGGCCGGCGCGCAGGGCCGCGACGTGTACGTCACGCTCGTGCTCGGCGCCGACGGCTACGGCACGACCGAGATCACCGGCGGCGGTCTGGAGCACATCGTCAAGCAGCTCGGCTCTGCCGGCACGGGCGACCCGCTCAACCAGCGCGCAAGCGTCGGCTGGAAGGCCACGAAGGTCGCCGTGCGTCTCGACGACAGCGCCATCCGCCGCATCGAGACCTGCAGCACCTACACCGAGTAA
- a CDS encoding TetR/AcrR family transcriptional regulator: MKQNRTRTALADAYMHLLNDYTIDRITVKMITDAVGCSRKTFYYYFTDVYVLTQYVFELRVQQFLDTNGNFETMREGFLTLAANLSNDRQAILNIYHGYGKEELERFTWETSDYYARQVITRYAQNMDIAPEDLEAIIRMYTDMMFGMLIDWINNGMEGDYSRKLDIALTALMPVLRANCRSAKAAAANGQ, from the coding sequence ATGAAGCAGAACCGGACGCGCACGGCGCTCGCGGATGCATATATGCACCTGCTCAACGACTACACGATCGACCGCATCACGGTCAAGATGATCACGGACGCCGTTGGCTGCAGCCGCAAGACGTTCTACTATTATTTCACGGATGTTTACGTGCTCACGCAGTACGTGTTTGAGCTGCGCGTGCAGCAGTTTCTGGACACGAACGGCAACTTCGAGACCATGCGCGAGGGCTTTCTGACGCTGGCGGCGAACCTCTCGAACGACCGGCAGGCCATCCTGAACATCTACCACGGCTACGGCAAGGAAGAGCTCGAGCGCTTCACGTGGGAGACGAGCGATTACTATGCCCGCCAGGTCATCACGCGCTACGCGCAGAACATGGACATCGCGCCCGAGGATCTCGAGGCGATCATCCGCATGTACACGGACATGATGTTCGGCATGCTCATCGACTGGATCAACAACGGCATGGAAGGGGACTATTCCCGCAAGCTGGACATTGCGCTCACGGCGCTCATGCCGGTGCTGCGCGCCAACTGCCGCAGCGCGAAAGCGGCGGCGGCCAACGGCCAGTAA
- a CDS encoding Xaa-Pro peptidase family protein: protein MLNNIARIQRALTQAHLDAILLTDENDRRFATGFPSSDGAVIVTVHQAFFITDARYIEAARAALTGIAQVLLCSREAPMRTLVQGILREANVQILGGEEQTTSYAEFTAYEQLFGLKLQPAQNLIRNLRAAKQPEELAMMYQAQQITDETFAQICTVIRPGMTEREIAAELIYRMLRLGAEGTSFDPIVLTGPDTSMPHGVPGDRRVAAGDFVTMDFGCRKNGYCSDMTRTVAVGMPSDEMRSVYQIVLNAQLAGIAAAKAGVTGERVDGAARKVISDAGYGAYFGHSFGHSLGLDIHEHPIAAPGVHAKLPEHTVISAEPGIYLPGKFGVRIEDVMHLTADGAEILTRSPKNLIIL from the coding sequence ATGCTCAACAACATTGCCCGCATCCAGCGCGCGCTGACACAGGCGCACCTGGACGCCATCCTGCTCACCGACGAAAACGACCGCCGGTTCGCCACCGGCTTCCCGTCCTCGGACGGCGCCGTGATCGTGACGGTGCACCAGGCATTTTTCATCACCGACGCCCGCTACATCGAGGCCGCGCGCGCCGCGCTGACCGGCATCGCCCAGGTGCTGCTGTGCTCGCGCGAGGCGCCGATGCGCACGCTCGTGCAGGGCATCCTGCGCGAGGCGAACGTGCAGATCCTCGGCGGCGAGGAGCAGACAACGAGCTATGCCGAGTTCACAGCCTATGAGCAGCTCTTCGGCCTGAAGCTGCAGCCGGCGCAGAACCTGATCCGCAACCTGCGCGCGGCCAAGCAGCCGGAGGAGCTGGCGATGATGTATCAGGCGCAGCAGATCACGGACGAGACGTTCGCGCAGATCTGCACTGTCATCCGCCCCGGCATGACCGAGCGCGAGATCGCGGCCGAGCTCATCTACCGCATGCTGCGTCTCGGCGCAGAGGGCACGAGCTTTGACCCCATCGTGCTCACCGGCCCGGACACGAGCATGCCCCACGGCGTGCCCGGCGACCGGCGCGTGGCCGCGGGCGACTTTGTGACGATGGACTTTGGCTGCCGCAAAAACGGCTACTGCTCGGACATGACGCGCACCGTCGCCGTCGGCATGCCGAGCGACGAGATGCGCAGCGTGTACCAGATCGTGCTCAATGCGCAGCTGGCCGGCATCGCCGCGGCAAAGGCCGGCGTGACCGGCGAGCGCGTGGACGGCGCTGCGCGCAAGGTCATCAGCGACGCGGGCTACGGCGCGTACTTCGGTCACAGCTTCGGCCACAGTCTGGGGCTCGACATTCACGAGCACCCCATCGCCGCCCCCGGCGTGCACGCGAAGCTGCCGGAGCACACCGTCATCTCCGCCGAGCCGGGCATCTACCTGCCCGGAAAATTCGGCGTGCGCATCGAGGACGTGATGCATCTGACGGCCGACGGCGCGGAAATTCTCACCCGAAGCCCGAAAAATCTCATCATTCTGTAA
- the efp gene encoding elongation factor P produces MITAGDFRNGVTFEMDGQVMQVVEFQHVKPGKGAAFVRTKMKNVITGAVTETSFNPTAKFESATIDRKTMEYSYNDGNLYYFMDPETYELIPIDESALGSNFRFVKENMECVISSYKGKVFLVEPPTFVELEVTDTDPGFAGNTATNATKPATLETGAEIKVPLFINPGDRIRVDTRVGEYLERAKG; encoded by the coding sequence ATGATTACTGCAGGCGATTTCCGCAACGGCGTTACTTTCGAAATGGACGGCCAGGTCATGCAGGTCGTCGAGTTCCAGCACGTCAAGCCCGGCAAGGGCGCGGCTTTCGTGCGCACCAAGATGAAAAACGTCATCACCGGCGCCGTGACCGAGACGTCCTTCAACCCCACCGCCAAGTTCGAGAGCGCCACCATCGACCGCAAGACGATGGAGTACAGCTATAACGACGGCAACCTTTACTACTTCATGGACCCCGAGACCTACGAGCTCATCCCCATCGACGAGAGCGCGCTCGGCAGCAACTTCCGCTTCGTGAAGGAGAACATGGAGTGCGTCATCAGCTCCTACAAGGGCAAGGTGTTCCTGGTCGAGCCGCCCACGTTCGTCGAGCTCGAAGTGACCGACACCGATCCGGGCTTCGCCGGCAACACGGCCACCAACGCCACCAAGCCCGCCACCCTCGAGACCGGCGCTGAGATCAAGGTGCCGCTGTTCATCAACCCCGGCGACCGCATCCGCGTCGACACCCGCGTGGGCGAGTATCTCGAGCGCGCGAAGGGCTGA
- a CDS encoding S-layer homology domain-containing protein, whose translation MKKRIISLLLCLVLTVSLVPAAAAADTGDARTVTVRYASGHGIDTHDYEAAFTYSDDLFTRSGYTYRKDLALMSMGLAFAAYTSKDSEKTDNYATGNRNFVSMAEQCGFENIRSNKWMFQPAEADSIGISCASKTIRDNGGSYTLIAVGVRGNNYHAEWGGNARLDAAGEHKGFALGRDQVLDYLRGYIADTGISGRVKIWIAGYSRGAAVSNMVGGALDNGYSLGAGVSLSPHDLYCYCYEPPMGAMKEQVQGRVYDNIQNLVNENDLVTYVAFDNWDFARYGVDRVVPTKGDDNYLTYKAAMLREFVKIPNNGGIYWPDYFQAWGIDPKDITSGDLGKIFKVNMTQKEFYADLCEAITTCLASSREDYAENMQDFLVALLADIFGAADKDTSGVAEDFAKKVQDNWKKLFYSLTIPGMIKNGTAAKLLTGYLVEALQENGVLTYDLAGIEAAMGMLAPRLSKMALKYPGTTMTLLANLLVIGLAHCGEPGLAWLRSLPDDYMTSKQTVSYTGLFDDVAADAWYAPAVDYVKYGRIMNGMGSNRFQPNTQMTRAMFAQVLYALEGAPSVRGLSCPFTDAGGSWYTDAVIWAYNAGVVAGVSPTQFAPNEALTREQMVTMLYGYAGREQALSGPDGALAGYQDQARVSTWAREAMAWAVGTGVIAGTSATTLAPQKTGTRAEVATVLMRFCEQ comes from the coding sequence ATGAAAAAGCGCATCATCAGCCTGCTGCTGTGTCTGGTGCTGACCGTGTCGCTCGTGCCGGCCGCCGCCGCGGCGGACACGGGGGACGCCAGGACCGTCACGGTACGCTACGCTTCCGGTCACGGGATCGACACCCACGACTATGAAGCGGCCTTTACGTACAGCGATGATCTGTTCACCCGGAGCGGCTACACGTACCGCAAGGATCTCGCGCTGATGTCCATGGGCCTCGCGTTCGCGGCCTATACGAGCAAGGACTCCGAAAAGACGGACAACTACGCCACCGGCAACCGCAACTTTGTGTCCATGGCCGAGCAGTGCGGCTTTGAGAATATCCGGTCGAACAAATGGATGTTCCAGCCCGCCGAGGCCGACTCCATCGGCATCAGCTGCGCCAGCAAGACCATCCGCGACAACGGCGGCAGCTACACGCTCATCGCCGTCGGCGTGCGCGGCAACAACTACCACGCCGAGTGGGGCGGCAACGCCCGGCTCGATGCTGCGGGCGAGCACAAGGGCTTCGCCCTCGGCCGCGACCAGGTGCTCGACTACCTGCGCGGCTACATTGCCGACACCGGCATCTCCGGCCGGGTGAAGATCTGGATCGCGGGCTACAGCCGCGGCGCGGCCGTGTCCAACATGGTCGGCGGCGCGCTCGACAACGGCTACAGCCTCGGCGCGGGCGTCAGCCTCAGCCCGCACGACCTGTACTGCTACTGCTATGAGCCGCCCATGGGCGCGATGAAAGAGCAGGTGCAGGGCCGCGTGTATGACAACATCCAGAATCTCGTCAATGAAAACGACCTCGTGACCTACGTCGCGTTCGACAACTGGGACTTCGCCCGCTACGGCGTCGACCGCGTCGTGCCGACCAAGGGTGACGACAACTACCTCACCTACAAGGCCGCCATGCTCAGGGAATTCGTGAAGATCCCGAACAACGGCGGCATCTACTGGCCCGACTACTTCCAGGCCTGGGGCATTGACCCGAAGGACATCACGAGCGGCGATCTGGGCAAGATCTTCAAGGTCAACATGACGCAGAAGGAATTCTACGCTGACCTCTGCGAGGCGATCACGACGTGCCTCGCCTCCTCACGCGAAGACTATGCGGAGAACATGCAGGACTTCCTTGTGGCCCTGCTGGCGGATATTTTCGGTGCGGCCGATAAGGACACCTCCGGCGTGGCCGAGGACTTCGCCAAAAAGGTGCAGGACAACTGGAAGAAACTCTTCTACTCGCTGACCATCCCCGGCATGATCAAAAACGGCACGGCCGCCAAGCTCCTGACCGGCTATCTGGTCGAGGCGCTGCAGGAAAACGGCGTTCTGACCTACGACCTTGCGGGCATCGAGGCCGCGATGGGTATGCTCGCGCCGCGCCTGTCGAAAATGGCGCTCAAATACCCCGGCACAACGATGACGCTGCTGGCAAACCTGCTCGTGATCGGGCTGGCCCACTGCGGCGAGCCGGGCCTCGCCTGGCTGCGCAGCCTGCCGGACGACTACATGACCAGCAAGCAGACCGTAAGCTACACGGGCCTGTTTGACGACGTGGCTGCGGACGCATGGTATGCCCCCGCCGTGGACTACGTCAAGTACGGCCGGATCATGAACGGCATGGGCAGCAACCGCTTCCAGCCCAACACACAGATGACGCGCGCCATGTTCGCGCAGGTGCTCTACGCGCTCGAGGGCGCGCCGTCCGTGCGCGGTCTGAGCTGCCCGTTTACCGACGCGGGCGGCAGCTGGTACACCGACGCCGTCATCTGGGCGTACAACGCGGGCGTGGTCGCCGGTGTGTCCCCGACGCAGTTTGCGCCGAACGAAGCGCTGACCCGCGAGCAGATGGTGACCATGCTCTACGGCTACGCCGGCCGCGAGCAGGCGCTCAGCGGCCCGGACGGCGCGCTCGCGGGCTATCAGGATCAGGCGCGCGTGTCCACATGGGCGCGTGAGGCCATGGCCTGGGCCGTGGGCACCGGCGTGATCGCCGGCACGTCCGCGACCACCCTCGCACCGCAGAAGACCGGCACACGCGCCGAAGTTGCGACCGTGCTGATGCGGTTTTGCGAGCAGTGA
- a CDS encoding collagen-like protein — protein sequence MATLQQALTRIDTICPNAWDDAAKLLWLNECESMIQTRILGTAPEACITYDADTARSTVLLVPAPFDRLYVYYVIAMCDYAAHETAHYADSMMLFNAALDEYAKWYQRTNGTAAATPGAAAQIAANSAARHMHENKGVLDGITAARAAAWDAKVSPAALGPAVNTALQAAKDSGAFRGDKGDPGEKGEPGAPGKTPVRGTDYWTVADKQEIVNSVIAALPDGTEVSY from the coding sequence ATGGCGACGCTTCAGCAGGCGCTCACGCGCATCGACACGATCTGCCCCAACGCATGGGACGACGCGGCAAAGCTGCTGTGGCTCAACGAATGCGAGAGCATGATCCAGACGCGCATCCTCGGCACTGCGCCCGAGGCGTGCATCACCTATGACGCGGACACCGCGCGCAGCACCGTGCTGCTCGTGCCCGCGCCGTTCGACCGGCTGTACGTGTACTACGTCATCGCCATGTGCGACTACGCCGCGCACGAGACGGCGCACTACGCCGACAGCATGATGCTCTTTAACGCGGCGCTCGACGAGTACGCCAAGTGGTATCAGCGCACGAACGGTACCGCGGCCGCGACCCCCGGCGCGGCGGCGCAGATCGCCGCCAACAGCGCCGCCCGGCACATGCACGAAAACAAGGGCGTGCTCGACGGCATCACGGCCGCGCGGGCCGCCGCGTGGGACGCGAAGGTCTCCCCCGCCGCGCTCGGCCCGGCCGTGAACACGGCGCTGCAGGCGGCAAAGGACTCCGGCGCGTTCCGCGGGGACAAGGGCGATCCCGGCGAAAAAGGCGAACCCGGCGCACCCGGTAAGACACCTGTCAGAGGCACGGACTATTGGACGGTAGCTGATAAGCAGGAGATTGTCAACAGCGTCATAGCCGCCCTGCCTGATGGCACGGAGGTGAGCTACTGA
- a CDS encoding ribosomal-processing cysteine protease Prp, whose product MTRFAYIRRDGRCVLRADGHADFCPGRDIVCAGASALVCALAGALDALGAQGVQRALCAGHAAIAADDRADVRAAFTVAVTGLRQLAAAYPGHVAEDTGRVPAQETKPNGSAAAGRCPGAVPGSGQQRKKET is encoded by the coding sequence GTGACCCGCTTCGCGTACATCCGCCGGGACGGGCGGTGCGTGCTGCGCGCGGACGGCCACGCAGACTTCTGCCCGGGCAGAGACATCGTGTGCGCCGGGGCGTCGGCGCTCGTGTGCGCGCTGGCAGGCGCGCTCGATGCGCTGGGCGCGCAGGGCGTGCAGCGCGCGCTCTGCGCCGGGCACGCAGCCATCGCAGCGGACGACCGGGCCGATGTGCGCGCGGCGTTTACCGTGGCCGTGACAGGCCTGCGGCAGCTCGCCGCGGCCTACCCCGGCCACGTTGCGGAGGACACCGGCCGCGTCCCCGCGCAGGAGACAAAACCCAACGGCAGCGCAGCGGCCGGGCGCTGCCCCGGCGCTGTCCCCGGAAGCGGACAGCAGAGAAAAAAGGAGACATGA
- a CDS encoding phage terminase large subunit, translating to MARKNEPYINEPYIYKVLRRETPNPRQQAFFRAEAANIAYGGARGGGKSWAMRRKLVLLAMRYPGLKLLLLRRTLPELRANHILPLQRELAGYAAWSGAERAFRFPNGSRLVMGYCDSDSDCAQYQGQEYEVIGFEEATNFEPDWLTFIATCLRTTRTDFAPRIYYTCNPGGPGHAYIKRLFIDRAFHDGEDPADYVFIPAKVYDNQVLMQRDPGYLKRLEALPPARRRAHLEGDWNVYEGQVFAEWRDDPAHYADGKWTHVIEPFDIPNTWRVYRSFDFGYAKPFSVGWWAVDFDGRLYRILELYGCVPGEPDTGVRWTPEQIFEQIRTTEATHPYLRGRDIRGVADPAIWDASRGDSIADIADRYGVYFEPGDHKRLPGWMQVHYRLAFDAAGLPMLYVFRNCRDTRRTLPLLRYDAHAPEDVDTRQEDHIADEIRYLCQSDPIAPRPVVQRTPKVFDPLSSY from the coding sequence ATGGCACGCAAAAACGAACCCTATATTAACGAACCCTATATTTATAAGGTACTGCGGCGCGAGACGCCGAACCCGCGGCAGCAGGCGTTCTTCCGCGCGGAGGCGGCCAACATCGCCTACGGCGGGGCGCGCGGCGGCGGCAAGAGCTGGGCCATGCGGCGCAAGCTCGTGCTGCTGGCGATGCGCTATCCGGGGCTGAAGCTGCTGCTGCTGCGCCGGACGCTGCCGGAGCTGCGCGCCAACCACATCCTGCCGCTGCAGCGGGAGCTGGCGGGCTATGCCGCGTGGAGCGGCGCGGAGCGCGCGTTCCGGTTCCCGAACGGGTCGCGGCTCGTGATGGGCTACTGCGACAGCGACAGCGACTGCGCCCAGTATCAGGGGCAGGAGTACGAGGTGATCGGCTTCGAGGAGGCGACGAACTTCGAGCCCGACTGGCTGACGTTCATCGCCACCTGCCTGCGCACGACGCGCACGGACTTCGCCCCGCGCATCTACTACACGTGCAACCCCGGCGGGCCGGGCCACGCCTACATCAAGCGCCTGTTCATCGACCGCGCGTTTCACGACGGCGAAGACCCGGCAGACTATGTGTTCATCCCGGCGAAGGTCTACGACAACCAGGTGCTCATGCAGCGCGACCCCGGCTATCTCAAGCGGCTGGAGGCGCTGCCGCCCGCACGGCGGCGCGCGCATCTTGAGGGAGACTGGAACGTGTACGAGGGGCAGGTATTCGCCGAGTGGCGCGACGACCCCGCGCACTACGCCGACGGGAAGTGGACGCACGTGATCGAGCCGTTCGACATTCCGAACACGTGGCGGGTGTACCGCAGCTTCGACTTCGGGTACGCCAAGCCGTTTTCCGTGGGCTGGTGGGCGGTGGACTTCGACGGGCGGCTGTACCGCATCCTCGAGCTCTACGGCTGCGTGCCCGGCGAGCCGGACACCGGCGTGCGCTGGACGCCGGAGCAGATCTTCGAGCAGATCCGCACCACGGAGGCCACGCACCCCTATCTGCGCGGCCGGGATATCCGCGGCGTGGCCGACCCCGCGATCTGGGACGCATCGCGCGGCGACAGCATCGCCGACATTGCCGACCGGTACGGCGTGTACTTCGAGCCGGGCGACCACAAGCGCCTGCCCGGCTGGATGCAGGTGCACTATCGGCTGGCGTTCGACGCTGCCGGGCTGCCAATGCTGTATGTCTTCCGCAACTGCCGGGACACGCGGCGCACGCTGCCGCTGCTGCGCTACGACGCACACGCGCCCGAGGACGTGGACACGCGGCAGGAGGACCACATCGCCGACGAGATCCGGTATCTGTGCCAGTCCGACCCCATCGCGCCGCGGCCCGTGGTACAACGGACGCCGAAAGTGTTCGACCCGCTGAGCAGTTATTAG
- a CDS encoding S-layer homology domain-containing protein, producing the protein MKKRILSLALTLCLLAGLLPCLTVGAAAADRVDAAPYASVEYTKNADVKTGTVRYVCQVPAYSDLFCSDYWGSYTNYANHECFTACISMALSYLGLDATPGALGDYWRSRGHSGTPFATTPDDVAFSGATYSKTSLAEGIARYVDGAGSYSPPIIHLNGYSANGHYVMIIGQISATEYRVLDPAVKSIYSMTLTNGSTVHYFKGSERVTEAVQYYYPVHHWSAWTAIETDDGAVNMERTCVDCGKTETARIPDPCVGDEYCAGGVFDDMPAASSWMHEGIDYCVLFGLMNGVGKNQFDPMGQTTRAMLVSILYRMAGEPDVSELPEAPFVDVSDDTWYAAAVRWAYANEVVLGTDDTHFAPDARLTRAQLVTMLYRAYGPEKGVRPRPIGGYTDWNTVPDWAYSATTWAVSMGILYGTSSTELSPNTGANRAQLALFMMRTCRLQGELDS; encoded by the coding sequence ATGAAGAAACGAATCCTCAGTCTGGCGCTGACGCTGTGCCTGCTGGCGGGGCTGCTGCCCTGTCTGACGGTGGGTGCTGCGGCGGCCGACCGGGTCGATGCCGCGCCCTATGCGAGCGTGGAATATACGAAAAACGCCGACGTGAAGACGGGCACGGTCCGCTACGTCTGCCAGGTGCCGGCCTACAGCGATCTGTTCTGCTCGGATTACTGGGGCAGCTACACGAACTATGCCAACCACGAGTGCTTCACGGCGTGCATCTCCATGGCGCTGTCGTACCTCGGCCTGGACGCCACGCCCGGCGCGCTCGGCGATTACTGGCGCAGCCGCGGCCACTCCGGCACACCCTTTGCCACCACGCCGGATGACGTCGCCTTCAGCGGCGCGACGTACAGCAAGACCTCGCTCGCCGAGGGCATCGCGCGCTACGTCGACGGCGCGGGCAGCTACAGCCCGCCGATCATCCACCTCAACGGCTACTCGGCCAACGGCCACTATGTCATGATCATCGGCCAGATCTCGGCCACGGAGTACCGCGTGCTCGATCCGGCCGTGAAGTCGATCTATTCCATGACGCTCACGAACGGCAGCACCGTGCATTATTTCAAGGGCAGCGAGCGCGTCACGGAGGCGGTGCAGTACTACTATCCGGTGCACCACTGGAGCGCCTGGACGGCCATCGAGACGGACGACGGCGCCGTGAACATGGAGCGCACCTGCGTCGACTGCGGCAAGACGGAAACGGCCAGGATCCCGGATCCCTGCGTCGGTGACGAATACTGTGCCGGCGGCGTGTTTGACGATATGCCGGCAGCGAGCAGCTGGATGCACGAGGGCATTGACTATTGCGTGCTCTTCGGTCTTATGAACGGCGTCGGCAAGAACCAGTTCGACCCCATGGGGCAGACGACGCGCGCCATGCTCGTGTCGATCCTCTATCGGATGGCCGGCGAGCCGGACGTGTCCGAACTGCCGGAGGCGCCGTTTGTGGACGTTTCGGACGACACCTGGTATGCTGCCGCCGTGCGCTGGGCCTATGCCAACGAGGTCGTGCTCGGCACGGACGACACGCACTTTGCGCCGGATGCCCGCCTCACGCGCGCGCAGCTGGTCACGATGCTCTACCGCGCCTACGGCCCGGAAAAGGGCGTCCGCCCGCGCCCAATCGGCGGCTATACGGACTGGAACACCGTGCCCGACTGGGCGTATTCCGCCACGACGTGGGCGGTCTCCATGGGCATCCTTTACGGCACGAGCAGCACGGAGCTCAGCCCGAATACCGGCGCCAACCGCGCGCAGCTTGCCCTGTTCATGATGCGCACCTGCCGCCTGCAGGGAGAGCTGGATTCCTGA